Proteins encoded within one genomic window of Bdellovibrio bacteriovorus:
- the ndk gene encoding nucleoside-diphosphate kinase: MAIEQTFSIIKPNAMKKNAIGDIISMFEANGLKIAAAKITILSKAKAEEFYAEHKERPFFGELVSFMTSGPVCLMCLQGENAVLKNREIMGATDPKKANAGTVRAKFGDNVGENAVHGSDSAASAARELALFFEKQEICNV, from the coding sequence ATGGCTATCGAGCAAACATTCTCAATCATCAAGCCAAATGCAATGAAGAAAAACGCTATCGGCGACATCATCAGCATGTTTGAAGCAAACGGCTTGAAAATCGCTGCTGCGAAAATCACTATTCTTTCTAAAGCTAAAGCTGAAGAGTTCTATGCTGAACACAAAGAACGTCCTTTCTTTGGCGAACTAGTTTCTTTCATGACTTCAGGCCCCGTTTGCTTGATGTGTTTGCAAGGCGAAAACGCAGTTTTGAAAAACCGCGAAATCATGGGTGCTACTGATCCTAAAAAAGCTAACGCTGGAACAGTTCGCGCTAAATTCGGCGACAACGTTGGTGAAAACGCAGTTCACGGTTCTGACTCTGCAGCTTCTGCAGCTCGCGAACTTGCTTTGTTCTTCGAAAAACAAGAAATCTGCAACGTTTAA
- a CDS encoding class I SAM-dependent RNA methyltransferase, translating to MSAKSNKGGAQAPLLGSKIRLNIEKLAIGGAGVARHEGMVVFVPQAAPNEEVLAEVTLVKKNFVEAKILEVLNPGASRRTPPCPVANVCGGCNWQHITEEEQLAQKEKLVFETLKKFNPSLEFEYLPIQKSPRSLRYRNRIQPKFQHGRFGFFARNSHDIVEITDCPITEEALTEKFAEVKAWAQQKNTKELLRLEMYISEEGLVRHGLITDEDDGIGFSQVNRFQNEDLVRTALDWAGDYEFKNVFDLYAGAGNFTFPLAQKYSSSMITGVELNPKLVERAKSKIKEKRMKYFLSDVENYMRRAQIGTEDLVLLDPPRAGASEYIMRALASAAPKRIIYISCHPVSLARDLNWFFAWAQKLGKSAKLARVQTFEMFPQTDHVETIAELRVDS from the coding sequence ATGTCTGCAAAATCAAACAAGGGGGGAGCGCAAGCTCCCCTTCTTGGTTCAAAGATCAGATTGAATATTGAAAAGCTTGCCATTGGCGGTGCTGGAGTCGCTCGACACGAGGGCATGGTTGTCTTCGTTCCTCAAGCAGCGCCTAATGAAGAAGTTTTGGCCGAAGTCACTTTGGTCAAAAAGAATTTTGTCGAAGCAAAAATCCTGGAAGTTCTAAATCCGGGAGCATCTCGCCGAACGCCTCCTTGCCCGGTTGCCAACGTTTGTGGTGGCTGTAACTGGCAGCACATCACCGAAGAAGAACAGCTCGCACAAAAAGAGAAATTGGTTTTTGAAACTCTAAAAAAGTTCAATCCCTCTTTGGAATTTGAATATCTGCCAATTCAAAAAAGTCCCCGTTCTTTAAGATATCGCAACCGCATTCAACCAAAGTTCCAACACGGTCGTTTTGGTTTCTTTGCACGAAACTCTCACGATATTGTTGAAATCACCGACTGTCCGATTACTGAAGAGGCCTTGACCGAAAAGTTCGCGGAAGTGAAAGCTTGGGCTCAGCAAAAGAATACCAAAGAACTGCTTCGTCTTGAAATGTACATCTCGGAGGAAGGTCTAGTTCGCCACGGCCTTATCACGGATGAGGACGACGGCATTGGCTTTTCTCAAGTGAATCGCTTTCAGAACGAAGACCTGGTTCGCACCGCCCTAGACTGGGCTGGTGATTATGAATTCAAAAATGTTTTCGATCTTTATGCCGGCGCGGGAAATTTCACATTTCCTTTGGCACAAAAGTATTCGTCTTCCATGATCACCGGAGTGGAGCTAAATCCCAAGCTCGTTGAACGCGCGAAAAGCAAAATCAAAGAAAAACGTATGAAGTACTTCCTTTCCGACGTTGAAAACTACATGCGACGCGCTCAAATCGGGACTGAAGACTTGGTTTTACTGGATCCTCCTCGTGCGGGAGCCAGTGAATACATCATGCGAGCCCTGGCCTCGGCGGCTCCGAAAAGAATCATCTACATCAGCTGTCATCCGGTGTCTTTGGCCCGCGATCTTAACTGGTTCTTTGCTTGGGCGCAGAAGCTAGGAAAATCGGCGAAGTTAGCAAGGGTGCAAACCTTTGAAATGTTCCCTCAGACCGACCATGTTGAGACTATTGCAGAGCTCAGGGTTGACTCTTAG